From the Lolium rigidum isolate FL_2022 chromosome 2, APGP_CSIRO_Lrig_0.1, whole genome shotgun sequence genome, one window contains:
- the LOC124688917 gene encoding O-methyltransferase 1, chloroplastic-like isoform X1: MLVLPTLAARPLRPPPRLAPPPLASSWNCRTKRTLLQPGPFAAGADTPRGRGGPLPEPEQRDQLLLAALHAARLRDEESRRPDPLFIDPYAAVLLSLDVAHHASEPLALHLTPCADHYRLTTRYVDDKLQNLITSSDNFRQIVLLTDGMDTRPYRLSWPKLSVVYDVSPGRVFSAAAQQLRGAGAKIPRNCVLLHTPLESPNLQEGLCKNGFNGNRPSLWVLQGLPLFTSSSLESLLLVISSLAMKGSIFIGELTHFPDWTAAADMVSEKDRLENLFFTQGFQVSFVHYENVAKDLGLGYENVAKDLGLGLAPPRKQCGRVLLVAEQLRFSDAQMESFRSHFERTEEDADEEGFEEL; encoded by the exons ATGCTCGTGCTGCCGACGCTCGCCGCCCGGCCTCTCCGGCCACCTCCGCGTCTCGCTCCCCCTCCGCTCGCCTCCTCCTGGAACTGCCGAACGAAGAGGACGCTCTTGCAACCGGGCCCCTTCGCCGCCGGCGCCGACACCCCCCGGGGCCGCGGAGGCCCGCTCCCGGAACCGGAGCAGCGCGACCAGCTCCTCCTTGCCGCCCTCCACGCCGCTCGCCTCAGGGACGAGGAGTCACGCCGCCCAG ATCCCCTTTTTATCGATCCATATGCTGCTGTGCTACTTTCGCTTGATGTGGCACATCACGCTTCGGAACCTCTCGCCTTGCATTTAACGCCATGTGCAGACCATTATCGACTAACTACTAGATATGTTGATGATAAATTGCAAAATTTGATAACCAGTTCAGATAATTTTAGACAG ATTGTTTTGTTGACAGATGGAATGGACACTCGTCCATATAGGCTGAGTTGGCCAAAGTTGTCTGTCGTCTACGATGTATCACCTGGAAGAGTCTTCAGTGCAGCAGCCCAGCAACTCAGAG GGGCAGGAGCAAAAATACCCAGGAATTGTGTTTTGCTGCATACTCCTTTAGAGTCTCCTAATTTACAGGAGGGCTTGTGCAAAAATGGCTTCAACGGAAATAGGCCGAGCTTGTGGGTACTGCAG GGTTTACCTCTGTTCACTTCTTCAAGCTTGGAAAGCCTTTTGCTCGTTATAAGCAGTTTAGCAATGAAGGGGAGTATCTTCATAGGAGAGTTGACACATTTTCCAGATTGGACAGCAGCAGCAGACATG GTCTCTGAGAAAGATAGGCTCGAGAACCTTTTCTTTACCCAGGGTTTCCAGGTCAGCTTTGTTCACTATGAAAATGTTGCAAAGGATCTTGGCTTAGGTTATGAAAATGTTGCAAAGGATCTTGGCTTAGGTCTAGCTCCTCCAAGGAAACAATGTGGCAGAGTCCTTTTGGTTGCTGAACAGCTGCGATTTTCAGATGCACAG ATGGAGAGTTTCAGGTCCCATTTTGAAAGAACAGAGGAGGATGCTGATGAAGAAGGATTCGAGGAACTTTAG
- the LOC124688917 gene encoding O-methyltransferase 1, chloroplastic-like isoform X2 — MLVLPTLAARPLRPPPRLAPPPLASSWNCRTKRTLLQPGPFAAGADTPRGRGGPLPEPEQRDQLLLAALHAARLRDEESRRPDPLFIDPYAAVLLSLDVAHHASEPLALHLTPCADHYRLTTRYVDDKLQNLITSSDNFRQIVLLTDGMDTRPYRLSWPKLSVVYDVSPGRVFSAAAQQLRGAGAKIPRNCVLLHTPLESPNLQEGLCKNGFNGNRPSLWVLQGLPLFTSSSLESLLLVISSLAMKGSIFIGELTHFPDWTAAADMVSEKDRLENLFFTQGFQVSFVHYENVAKDLGLGLAPPRKQCGRVLLVAEQLRFSDAQMESFRSHFERTEEDADEEGFEEL, encoded by the exons ATGCTCGTGCTGCCGACGCTCGCCGCCCGGCCTCTCCGGCCACCTCCGCGTCTCGCTCCCCCTCCGCTCGCCTCCTCCTGGAACTGCCGAACGAAGAGGACGCTCTTGCAACCGGGCCCCTTCGCCGCCGGCGCCGACACCCCCCGGGGCCGCGGAGGCCCGCTCCCGGAACCGGAGCAGCGCGACCAGCTCCTCCTTGCCGCCCTCCACGCCGCTCGCCTCAGGGACGAGGAGTCACGCCGCCCAG ATCCCCTTTTTATCGATCCATATGCTGCTGTGCTACTTTCGCTTGATGTGGCACATCACGCTTCGGAACCTCTCGCCTTGCATTTAACGCCATGTGCAGACCATTATCGACTAACTACTAGATATGTTGATGATAAATTGCAAAATTTGATAACCAGTTCAGATAATTTTAGACAG ATTGTTTTGTTGACAGATGGAATGGACACTCGTCCATATAGGCTGAGTTGGCCAAAGTTGTCTGTCGTCTACGATGTATCACCTGGAAGAGTCTTCAGTGCAGCAGCCCAGCAACTCAGAG GGGCAGGAGCAAAAATACCCAGGAATTGTGTTTTGCTGCATACTCCTTTAGAGTCTCCTAATTTACAGGAGGGCTTGTGCAAAAATGGCTTCAACGGAAATAGGCCGAGCTTGTGGGTACTGCAG GGTTTACCTCTGTTCACTTCTTCAAGCTTGGAAAGCCTTTTGCTCGTTATAAGCAGTTTAGCAATGAAGGGGAGTATCTTCATAGGAGAGTTGACACATTTTCCAGATTGGACAGCAGCAGCAGACATG GTCTCTGAGAAAGATAGGCTCGAGAACCTTTTCTTTACCCAGGGTTTCCAGGTCAGCTTTGTTCACTATGAAAATGTTGCAAAGGATCTTGGCTTAG GTCTAGCTCCTCCAAGGAAACAATGTGGCAGAGTCCTTTTGGTTGCTGAACAGCTGCGATTTTCAGATGCACAG ATGGAGAGTTTCAGGTCCCATTTTGAAAGAACAGAGGAGGATGCTGATGAAGAAGGATTCGAGGAACTTTAG
- the LOC124688917 gene encoding O-methyltransferase 1, chloroplastic-like isoform X3, which translates to MLVLPTLAARPLRPPPRLAPPPLASSWNCRTKRTLLQPGPFAAGADTPRGRGGPLPEPEQRDQLLLAALHAARLRDEESRRPDGMDTRPYRLSWPKLSVVYDVSPGRVFSAAAQQLRGAGAKIPRNCVLLHTPLESPNLQEGLCKNGFNGNRPSLWVLQGLPLFTSSSLESLLLVISSLAMKGSIFIGELTHFPDWTAAADMVSEKDRLENLFFTQGFQVSFVHYENVAKDLGLGYENVAKDLGLGLAPPRKQCGRVLLVAEQLRFSDAQMESFRSHFERTEEDADEEGFEEL; encoded by the exons ATGCTCGTGCTGCCGACGCTCGCCGCCCGGCCTCTCCGGCCACCTCCGCGTCTCGCTCCCCCTCCGCTCGCCTCCTCCTGGAACTGCCGAACGAAGAGGACGCTCTTGCAACCGGGCCCCTTCGCCGCCGGCGCCGACACCCCCCGGGGCCGCGGAGGCCCGCTCCCGGAACCGGAGCAGCGCGACCAGCTCCTCCTTGCCGCCCTCCACGCCGCTCGCCTCAGGGACGAGGAGTCACGCCGCCCAG ATGGAATGGACACTCGTCCATATAGGCTGAGTTGGCCAAAGTTGTCTGTCGTCTACGATGTATCACCTGGAAGAGTCTTCAGTGCAGCAGCCCAGCAACTCAGAG GGGCAGGAGCAAAAATACCCAGGAATTGTGTTTTGCTGCATACTCCTTTAGAGTCTCCTAATTTACAGGAGGGCTTGTGCAAAAATGGCTTCAACGGAAATAGGCCGAGCTTGTGGGTACTGCAG GGTTTACCTCTGTTCACTTCTTCAAGCTTGGAAAGCCTTTTGCTCGTTATAAGCAGTTTAGCAATGAAGGGGAGTATCTTCATAGGAGAGTTGACACATTTTCCAGATTGGACAGCAGCAGCAGACATG GTCTCTGAGAAAGATAGGCTCGAGAACCTTTTCTTTACCCAGGGTTTCCAGGTCAGCTTTGTTCACTATGAAAATGTTGCAAAGGATCTTGGCTTAGGTTATGAAAATGTTGCAAAGGATCTTGGCTTAGGTCTAGCTCCTCCAAGGAAACAATGTGGCAGAGTCCTTTTGGTTGCTGAACAGCTGCGATTTTCAGATGCACAG ATGGAGAGTTTCAGGTCCCATTTTGAAAGAACAGAGGAGGATGCTGATGAAGAAGGATTCGAGGAACTTTAG